GTATGAAAAGCCCAATCGCAGTCGTAACAGTAGCAGCAATAACCAACCAACGCCATGCGCAAACCAACAAGcacttttctttctcttgttCAGTTCCTCCATGTAAGGCGAATGAAGTATTAAGGCGACTAAGCCATCACATTCTCCTTGCCGGCTCCCTCGGTTTCGTACTCGATCTCGATCTTTGGTCCCTTCTTCCGGGGCTGCGCGCGAGGAGCAGGACGCTTCCTCTTGCCAGGCAaaggcttcttctcctcctcgctGGACTCGTCGCTGCCAGACTCATCGTCactgtcatcatcgtcctcctCACTATCGTAGTCACTCGAACCGGCGGACTCATTGCCCAACCAATCCTCCATATCCTCCAGATCCTCATCCACATCGCTAACATACTCCACCTCCCCAAcgccctcctcttcctcttcctcatcctcaatcCTCTCCCCGTCATCCAAATCCTCATCCCTCTCACCCTCACCAGACCTCTCCAAGCCCCTAAGCACCTTCTTCCAAATCCCCTCCTCCACATTCAACGGCTTATCCCCATACGCCCCACTCCTCAATCTCTCAATCAACTCCCTCTCAATCGCCCTCTCCACCTTCGCCGCACTCTCcgccttcctctccctcgtcTCCTCGCGCCTTCTAATTTTTGGCGCCAACTTCGGCACCACAGTCTCCTCAATCATCccatcctccttctcaagCTTCCTCATGCGAATAGCAACCTGCGTCAGCCtcgtcaagcgctgcttgcACTTATGCACCAAGAACTTGGGCCAGTAAATGAGGCGCTCGTCAAGCTGCTCGAGCGCTTTCGCGTAGTTGGAGGAGAGCCGGATGCGCTCCCACCATTTGCTTGGCATGTGGGCGCGTTCGACGGTCTTCATGTAAAGATACATGGCGCCTGTTTCGGGGTCGGAGCGCACGGTTGCGTAGCGGGAGTTGGCGAGGGGGCAGGATTGGCGGTTGCACAGGCCGCTAACGTTGTATTCATTTCGGCAGAAGTTTTGTTcttttgttgttctgttctCTTATTAGCTTCTATCCGAATTTTTATGGGAGGGTTCTCGCATACTTAAGCTTGTAAGAACAGAATTGCTGGTTAATAACCTGCCAGACAATTTCGTCCGACGACATCTTGTCTCAATGTGGTTCCGGTATTACCGGAAGACCTGATAGCACTTTAAACGTGGTGAACAATGGTGGTTTTGAGGATGATTTTGCGCTACGGAAAAAATCTAGAGAAAAAAAGTTGCTGCGGTGATcggtcacgtgatatgctGATAAGGCTTATCGGGCCGCTCTGCAGGCCGCTTCAGAGTCGGCGCATTTCTAACCGTTGCAATATGGACTTTTTAATAATGCATAGTTAGTTGATTGGAGTATTTCGTATTTGAGATCGGTATGTGTGGCTTATTATCTACAGTCATCACATGTACAGAATTGAGTATCCTGCCTATACAGTATCATCTACCACCCCTCCATCTGCCCTCCATACGACTGCATCGGCACCGATCCCTCCCACTCCCCATTCCCATGCATCATAGGCGGCGCCGTCAACTCCCCCTCATCTACGCCCCCAAACCCATCATCCCCTCCAACTCCCCATCCCATACTCTCCAACTCCCTCGTAAAGAAAtctctctcctcctccatcaTGTTCGCGCCCTCGTCGCCGCCCATGACATCTTTGTACCTCCGCAGATGCCACCAGTGCGTGAGGCCGCGCAGGGCTTGTTCTAGCGGAAGCGCCTGATCGACTTCTGCATCGACGTCGGAGCCCGCGAGCCAGTCGTCGCGGAGCTCCGGGCGGCAGTAGAGGTAGATTGCTGTGATGACGCGCATGTTGCTCTGGCGCCATTTGCGGCCGCAGTAGGGGACTTGGGATTTGAAGAGCTTGAGCGTGTAGAAGCGGAGGTGTGGGTCTGGGATTTTCAGGCCCTTGCGGAGGATGGTGCTGGATTTGTATTGCACTAGCAGCAGGCAGCGGTGGGCTTTGTCGCGGGTAATCTTCTGCATGATGTGGAGGAAGTTgatggcggagaagaagttgcggaaggagaagatggtgatgggttcctttggtggtggtgcggTTGGGTGGCCTAGTTCGTCGACTTCGGGGCGACTTTGGCCTTCGATAAATTCGGGGACGGGTTCGTGCTCTTCTGGGGATGGGGCGCGCTCGTGGTCGGGGTCTTGGTTTTCTCGGTATCGAGCGATGGGTGGTGGGACTGCTTCGTCGTCGCTGCCGGCGGATTCTTCGTCGGAGTTTCCGGGGAATTCTTCTGGACAGTCTGAATGGATGCGACAGAAGTGGAAGAAACTGCTGGTATTAGCGATGCTATGTTATTAAAAGGCGATTACCTACCCTAGTTCATCACGGTCGTTCTTCTGTGCAACCGCTTGATCAATGTCTTGGTGAGCGAACATCTTCAGAATCAATGGCAGGTAGTTGGAGTCGAGCAACAGCTGCGTCATGTACTCGAACTTCAAGATATCTGACAAAAGTTAGCAGGCTACACAGTGAAATAGCGAGGCATCCTTACGAGATCTCTTGAACCACTTCAGCAGAAGTAGCAGGGATCCAGATATCGCTTTTCCAGTCACCTCGCGCAGTCGGATATTGTCAAGTTCGTCAATGGCAACCTCAGCAAAAGTGTTCTGCGCAACTGGTAGGCCTTGGACAGAGCCGTAGCCATCGCTGAGACTGTTAGGAgatgttgatatggacatAGGTCATGATCCGCTCACCTCATCATGCTCCCGCTTTGACAATTCTGGCCCACGACAGCACTGACATTCGTCAAGATAATCTTCAAAAAAACAATCGTGATAGATTGAAGATGAACCAAGGCTTTCGTCTGATAATCGTAAGCACTGCTCATTCTTTGTGGTCAGATGAACTCACGTAAAACGACTCAACAGCATCAAGCCGCCCTTGAATATCCCCATTACCAGTCTCCCTCTCTGAAGGCCAATTGAACTTAGGCTTCCTCTCCAACAGTGACAGATCTTCCAGATCCTCAGTAGTCTCCTCCAGATCCAGTTCCGGAGGCTCAGCTGTGTCATCCAAATTCCAGCCACGGTCATATTTCATGAAGCGTTCCCGCTCTTCCCATAGCTGACGCATGGCTCTTGTCATCTTCACATGACTAGAGAACAGCTTTCCAGCTTCGATAATCGAGGCCGGTACGTCACTACCATCCCATCGCTTACCTACCAGTGTATCCTGGCGTTCGGTCGTGCCCTTCCCGCCGATGGCGTTGCTGGAGTCGTCAAGAGGGGGGTACATGAAGGGGAAGTTCTGGTTGGTTTGGTAATTCTGCTTCTTCGCTGCTTTTCCGCCGGGTCCGATGGGTGACGGTGGAGGAGACGGGGCGGGTGTTGCGATATGTACCGATTGATGAAGGATCGAGCCATTACCGCCTGACATAGAAGGGCCAACACCGGAAAACAAACTGCCCGACGAACCTGCACGGTTGGGATgttgagggagaggaggaagaatgGAATTGTTCTCTAATTCCAGAGGAACGACTGTGGGTGGCGGGTTGTACGCGGGGTACTTCGACGTGATCTCTTGTCGAAATACATGGTAGTCAAGAGGCGAAGCAGTAAGAAAAGGAGTCCGTCTCGATGGATCGCTCTTGTTCGCCTCATGATCCGGTTCCAATTCCTCTTTGGCCTTCTTCAAGTGATCGGTACCGCCAAAGAGAAGGAGCATCGATTTCCAGAACAAAAGAATGATCCTTGTAAGCGGTACATTTGCAGATTCATCCCATCGTAGTCGTGCAATGATTTCCACGAGGAATACCAATAAGTTTGGCTTCAACTCGAGAAGAGCATCGCGCACTGGTGTTTGTTGCGGATCTTGTGCTTCTTGCCTTCGACCAACCTCGACAATCAGATACAGAGCCGTGAGTACCAGATTCGCCTCGCGCTCGTACGCCGCGAGAGAAGCAGGATTGACGTTCTCGGGCTCAGCACCTTCTGAATCAAAATTGGATGGAGTGCGTTGTTTCTCGAAGACACGCACAAAGTATTCAAACAGCAATTCGATACCCGAGCATtcctggatcaaattgacgCTGGTTTCAATCCACCTGATCTGCAACGACTTGAACTTCGGAGTCTGCTCAACAGTTCGCGGGGATAAATCCTCAGGGTAT
This sequence is a window from Aspergillus chevalieri M1 DNA, chromosome 5, nearly complete sequence. Protein-coding genes within it:
- a CDS encoding ribosome biosynthesis protein MAK16 (BUSCO:EOG09264L3W;~COG:A;~EggNog:ENOG410PH0P;~InterPro:IPR006958,IPR029004;~PFAM:PF04874,PF01778); translated protein: MSSDEIVWQVINQQFCSYKLKTTKEQNFCRNEYNVSGLCNRQSCPLANSRYATVRSDPETGAMYLYMKTVERAHMPSKWWERIRLSSNYAKALEQLDERLIYWPKFLVHKCKQRLTRLTQVAIRMRKLEKEDGMIEETVVPKLAPKIRRREETRERKAESAAKVERAIERELIERLRSGAYGDKPLNVEEGIWKKVLRGLERSGEGERDEDLDDGERIEDEEEEEEGVGEVEYVSDVDEDLEDMEDWLGNESAGSSDYDSEEDDDDSDDESGSDESSEEEKKPLPGKRKRPAPRAQPRKKGPKIEIEYETEGAGKENVMA
- the FAR11 gene encoding FAR11/STRIP family protein (BUSCO:EOG09260RVQ;~COG:S;~EggNog:ENOG410PG4S;~InterPro:IPR040185,IPR012486,IPR021819;~PFAM:PF07923,PF11882), yielding MDDPPVTAEGMEEHHFVKADEVDQTGADISPVPDEQLMEEVAEGLRQEQATQNNTSAATDLPPQTGRPKRPELRRETSAPPPPLQPPPPAPVQQNEQRAPDSLSLAQLRRLMQEMPRVEQPAYAFEYADAQPFVEEVEEWFQYNEFDRVMLMGMKSSFEHRWHVFSQGQASIAGLLTWLEAADDVRKSFVEQALKDLRNEDLYTRIEALETVCYALTGVWGVTAGRAVPEYPEDLSPRTVEQTPKFKSLQIRWIETSVNLIQECSGIELLFEYFVRVFEKQRTPSNFDSEGAEPENVNPASLAAYEREANLVLTALYLIVEVGRRQEAQDPQQTPVRDALLELKPNLLVFLVEIIARLRWDESANVPLTRIILLFWKSMLLLFGGTDHLKKAKEELEPDHEANKSDPSRRTPFLTASPLDYHVFRQEITSKYPAYNPPPTVVPLELENNSILPPLPQHPNRAGSSGSLFSGVGPSMSGGNGSILHQSVHIATPAPSPPPSPIGPGGKAAKKQNYQTNQNFPFMYPPLDDSSNAIGGKGTTERQDTLVGKRWDGSDVPASIIEAGKLFSSHVKMTRAMRQLWEERERFMKYDRGWNLDDTAEPPELDLEETTEDLEDLSLLERKPKFNWPSERETGNGDIQGRLDAVESFYTKALVHLQSITIVFLKIILTNVSAVVGQNCQSGSMMSDGYGSVQGLPVAQNTFAEVAIDELDNIRLREVTGKAISGSLLLLLKWFKRSHILKFEYMTQLLLDSNYLPLILKMFAHQDIDQAVAQKNDRDELGFFHFCRIHSDCPEEFPGNSDEESAGSDDEAVPPPIARYRENQDPDHERAPSPEEHEPVPEFIEGQSRPEVDELGHPTAPPPKEPITIFSFRNFFSAINFLHIMQKITRDKAHRCLLLVQYKSSTILRKGLKIPDPHLRFYTLKLFKSQVPYCGRKWRQSNMRVITAIYLYCRPELRDDWLAGSDVDAEVDQALPLEQALRGLTHWWHLRRYKDVMGGDEGANMMEEERDFFTRELESMGWGVGGDDGFGGVDEGELTAPPMMHGNGEWEGSVPMQSYGGQMEGW